The following DNA comes from Massilia sp. KIM.
GAACGCGGTGATCGGGGTGCTCGGTCCGGGCACCGGCCTGGGCGTCTCGGGCGTGATTCCGACCGCCGACGGTTTCGTCACCCTCGGCTCGGAGGGTGGCCACGTGAATTTCGCGCCGGCCGACGAGCGCGAGTTCGCGATCCTGCAATACGCCTGGCGCGAGTGGCAGCACGTCTCGAACGAGCGCCTGATCTCGGGGCCGGGCATGGAAATCATCTACCGCGCCCTGGCCCGGCGCAACGGCGTGGAAGCGCCGCCGCGCGACCCGGCCGCCATCATCGCCGGCGCGCTGGAAGCCGACGACCCGCTGTGCCTGGAGGTGCTGGAATGCTTCTGCGGCATGCTGGGCGGGGCGGCGGCCAACCTGGCGGTGACCCTGGGGGCCTTCGGGGGCATCTTCATCGGCGGCGGCATCGTGCCGCGCATGGGCGAATGGTTCCTGCGCTCGCCCTTCCGCGCCCGCTTCGAGGCCAAGGGGCGCTTCTCGACCTACCTGGCGGACATCCCGACCTATGTGATCACCACGCCGAATCCCGCCTTCCACGGCGTGGCGACCATCCTGGCCGAGCACCTGCGCGGGCGCAGCGGCGCCAACACCCTGATGGAGCGGGTGCAGCAGCTGCGCCACGAACTGTCGCCGGCCGAAGGGCGGGTGGCGGCCCTGGTGCTGGAGCAGCCGCGCCTGGTGCTCAACGAGCCGATCGCCGGCATCGCGCGCCTGGCCGACGTCAGCCAGCCGACCGTGATCCGTTTTTGCCGCTCGCTGGGCTTCCAGGGCCTGGCCGAGTTCAAGCTCAAGTTCGCCAGCAGCCTGACCGGCGCGATTCCAGTGCGGCACAGCCAGGTGCGCATCAGCGACAGCACCCACGACCTGTCGGCCAAGGTGATCGACAACACGGTGTCCGCCATCCTGCGCTTCCGCGACCAGCTCGATGTGCGCGCGCTGGATCGCGCGATCGAACTGGTGAGCAAGGCCCGGCGGGTCGAGTTCTACGCGATGGGCAATTCACGCGCGGTGGCGCTGGACGGGCAGCACAAGTTCTTCCGCTTCCGGATCCCGACCGCCCTGTATGGCGACGCCCACCTGTTCAAGCTGGCCGCCGAGCTGCTGGGGCCGGGGGACGTGGTGATCGCGGTGTCGAATTCGGGCAGCCTCACCGAGCTGCTGGACGCGGTGGACGCGGCGCGCGCGGCGGGGGCGGACGTGATCGCCATCAGCAACAGCCAGTCGCCGCTGGCGCGCAAGGCGAACGTCTGTCTCGCGGTGGATCACGCCGAGGACAGCACCAGCTTCCTGTCGATGATCTCGCGCATCCTGCAACTGCTCCTCATCGACATCATGGCGGTGGGGATTTCGGTGGATGGACAGCACGCGCAGGGGGACGAGGCGCACCGCCTCCTGATCTCTCACCTCGACAGTTGATTCCGCACTGCGAGCGCTGAAGAACGGTTCAGCCGCCTCGGCTCGTCATCCCCGCGAAGGCGGGGATCCAAGTGATGACGCAGCGCGATGAATCAGTCCGCGCTTTTCAGCTCGACGCGCTTGATGCGCCGACGCCATTCCTGGAGGCTGAGCAGCTCGTTGTTCACCGGATCCTCGACCAGGATCTCGTTCCCGTCCTGGGCCACCAGGAAGCTTTCGCGCCGGCGCACGTCCTCGGCCCGGTTCTCGACGAAACTCAGCTGGTAATAGCGCTTGCCATTGATCTCGCGCGGCGCCGGATCGTCCTCGATCACCGCGCCGCGCGCTTCGCCGCCCGAACGCTTTTCGATCTGCTGCGACCAGTTGCGCAGTTCCGGCAGCGCGAGCAGGCTTTCCATGGCCTGCTCCTTGGTGCGCGGCGCCTGCGCGGCCGGCTTCTCGGCGGCCGCCGGGGGTGGCGCTTCGCGCTCGGCGCGCTTGCAGCCGGCCAGGGCGCAGGCGAACACCAGCGACACAGTGAGCAGGCGCAGCGGGGAAGAAGGGAGAGCGCGAATCGACATGGTGAGCCTCGTGGGGTGAGGCGGTCATACTAAACCATGCCTGTTCGCGCAGCAACAGATGAGCTGGGGACGATCAGCGGAAGTGGAAAGTGCCGTGGATCGACACGCCCGGTTCGACATACACGGGGCGCGGCTGCACGTAGACGGGACGCGGCTCGACATAGACCGGACGCGGCTCGACGTAGTAGACCGGTTCGCGATAGCGGTAGCCGTCGTCGTAATAGGCGTAGCTGGGCGCGCGGCACTTGCGCTTTTCCTTATAGCCGCCGTGCTTGTATTTGCGCTCGACCTTGCAGTGGCCGTCCCAGTAGGTCTCCTTGTAACCGTGACCGTGGTGGCCGTGGTGGCCGTGGCCATGGCGCCCGTGGGCGCTGGCCGGCGCCTGGATGGCGAGCAGCAGGGCGGGCAAGAGAGTCAGTGCAATGCGTTTCATGGTCGTCCCCAACAACGGAATGTCTTTTCGCCAATGTAGGCCTTAACCGCGAGCTGTGCAGTCAACAGCGCGAAACAGATGTAAGCAAATGTTTCCTCAGGCGGGGAGCCGGACCTCGGCGCGCAGGAAATCGAACATGGCTTTCATGCGCCCCAGGTAGCGCGTGTCGGGATGGGCCAGCACCCACAGCTCGGTGTCGAGCTCCGCCAGCGGGCCGTCGACGATCACGGCCTGGGGATGCGCGGCCAGCACGGCGAGCGGCGCCACGCCCACGCCGAAGCCGTTCACGATGGCGCCCGCCAGCGACAGCACGCTGTTGACCTTGTAACGCGGCGCAAGCTTCGGATAATGCTCGCGGCGCCAGCGCTGCGAGGGGTGGTCGGGCAGGCTGTCGTCGAGCGCGATCCAGTCCATCTCGCTGTAGTGCCGGCCCGGCGGCTGCGCGGCCAGGTAGTCCTTGCCGGCGTAGACCGCGGCGCGCAGGGCGCCCAGGCGGATGCCGACCAGGTGCTCGGGCGGGTGGCGGGTGGCGCGGATCGCGATGTCGGCGTCGCGTTGGCTCAGGTTGGCGACCGCGTTGGTGGTGACCAGCTCCAGGTCGATCTTCGGATAGGCGCTCGCGAAGCGCGCCAGGACCGGCATCAGCACGCTGTGCAGCAGGGTGTCGGTGGTGGTCAGGCGCAGGGTGCCCGAGGGCTCGGCGGCCTGGTTGAACGCGAGTTCGCGCGCTTCCTCGAGCTGGGCTTCGATGCGTTCGGCGTGGCCGGCCAGTTCGCGCCCCAGTTCGGTCGCCACGTAGCCGTGGCGGCCGCGATCGAACAGGACCTCGCCGATGTCCTTCTCGATGCGCTTGATCGAGCGGAACACGGTCGAGGCGTCGACCTTGAGCCGCTCGGCCGCCCCGGCCAGGTTGCGGCCGCGGTGCAGGGCCAGGATGATCTCGAGGTCCGGGAGACCGAGCTTCGATTGCAGTTTTGCATAGGGAGCTTTCATGCTTGCCTATTTTACGTGCATTCTTGCATAGGTAGAGTGGGCGCATCTCAACTCACGTCACCAGGGTGTCCCATGACCGACCAAGGCCACGTTCCCCACGCCGCGCATCCCGGCCGCGCGCCGAAGCAAGACGCCATGCGGCTGCAACTGATCAGCCACCCGCTTTGCCCCTACGTGCAGCGCGCCGTGATCGCGCTCGAGGAAAAACAGGTCCCCTACGAGCGCACCGACATCGACCTGGCCAACAAGCCGGCCTGGTTCCTGGCGCTTTCGCCGCTCGGCAAGACGCCGCTGCTGCTGGCCGAGGGCGAGCCGGTGTTCGAATCGGCCGTCATCTGCGAGTACCTGGAGGATACGGTGCTGCCCGCGCTGCACCCGGCCGACCCGCTGGCCCGCGCCCGGCACCGCGGCTGGGTCGAGTTCGCGTCCGCCGTCCTGAACGGCATCGCCGCCCTGTACTCGGCGGTGGAGGAGGGGGCGTTCGAGAGCGCGCGCCTGCAACTGCGCGCCCGCTTCGAGTCGCTGGAGCAGGCGCTCGGCGAGGGCCCCTATTTCGCGGGCGCCGGCTTCTCGCTGGTGGACGCCGCCTTCGCCCCGGTGTTCCGCTACCTCGACCTGTTCGACCAGGCCGACATGCCCTCCATGCTCGCGGGCCTGGCGAAGCTGCAGGCCTGGCGCCGCGCGCTGGCGGCGCGGCCCTCGGTGCGCAAGGCGGTGCGGCCCGACTATCCGGCCGCCCTGCGCGACTTCGTCGAGCGGCGCCAGGGCGTGCTGGCGGCGCGCCTGCGTCTGCCCGCTTGAGGCGCGGACAAACAAAAAGCCCGCAGGGCGCGAACCCTGCGGGCTTTCTTGTCTGGTGCATGCGGCGCGCCTGGGGCGCGCCGCCGGCGCCGGACGGCAATTACATCATGCCGTCCATGCCGCCCATGCCACCCATGCCGCCCATGCCGCCCATGCCGCCGGCCGGCTTGTCTTCGACGACTTCCGAGACCATGCAGTCGGTGGTCAGCATCAGGCCGGCGATCGAGGCTGCGTTCTGCAGCGCCGAGCGGGTGACCTTGGCCGGATCCAGCACGCCCATCTCGACCATGTCGCCGTAGGTGCCGTTGGCGGCGTTGTAGCCGTAGTTGCCCGAGCCTGCCAGCACGGCAGCCACCACGACCGACGGCTCATCGCCGGCGTTGGCGACGATCATGCGCAGCGGCTCTTCCATGGCGCGCAGGACGATCTTGATGCCTGCTTCCTGGTCCGGGTTGTCGCCCTTGACGTTGAGCGAAGCGCGAGCGCGCAGCAGGGCCACGCCGCCGCCCGGGACGATGCCTTCTTCCACGGCAGCGCGGGTGGCGTGCAGCGCGTCTTCCACGCGTGCCTTCTTCTCTTTCATCTCGACTTCGGTCGCAGCGCCGACGCGGATCACGGCGACACCGCCTGCCAGCTTGGCAACGCGCTCCTGCAGCTTCTCGCGGTCGTAGTCCGAAGTCGCTTCTTCGATCTGGAGGCGGATCTGCTTGACGCGGCCTTCGATCGCTTCAGCCTGGCCTGCGCCGTCGATGATGATGGTGTTTTCCTTGCCCACTTCGACGCGCTTGGCCTGGCCCAGTTCGGCCAGGGTGACTTTTTCCAGGGTCAGGCCGACTTCTTCGGCGATCACCTGGCCGCCGGTCAGGATGGCGATGTCTTCCAGCATGGCCTTGCGGCGGTCGCCGAAGCCCGGAGCCTTGACGGCGACGGTCTTCAGGATGCCACGGATGTTGTTGACCACCAGGGTCGCCAGGGCTTCGCCTTCGATGTCTTCGGCGACGATCACCAGCGGACGGCCGGCCTTAGCCACTTGCTCCAGCACCGGCAGCAGGTCACGGATGTTGGAGATCTTCTTGTCGCACAGCAGGATGAACGGGTTCTCGTGAACGGCGACCTGCTTGTCCGGGTTGTTGATGAAGTAGGGCGACAGGTAGCCGCGGTCGAACTGCATGCCTTCCACGATGTCCAGTTCGTCGTTCAGCGACTTGCCGTCTTCGACGGTGATGACGCCTTCCTTGCCGACTTTTTCCATCGCTTCGGCGATGCGCTCGCCGATCGAGGTTTCCGAGTTGGCCGAGATCGCGCCAACCTGGGCGATTTCCTTGGAGGTGGTGGTCGGCTTGGCGATCTTCTTCAGTTCTTCGACGGTGGCTGCGACGGCCTTGTCGATGCCGCGCTTCAGGTCCATCGGGTTCATGCCGGCGGCAACGAACTTCATGCCTTCGCGCACGATGGCTTGGGCCAGCACGGTCGCGGTGGTGGTGCCGTCGCCGGCGTTGTCGCTGGTCTTGGAAGCGACTTCCTTGACCATCTGCGCGCCCATGTTCATGAGCTTGTCTTTCAGCTCGATCTCTTTGGCGACCGAGACGCCGTCCTTGGTGACGGTCGGGGCGCCGAACGAGCGCTCCAGCACGACGTTGCGGCCTTTCGGGCCCAGGGTGACTTTGACGGCGTTGGCCAGGATGTTGACGCCTTCGACCATCTTGGCGCGTGCGACGTCGCCGAACACTACTTCTTTAGCTGCCATGTTCTGTATCTCCGAATGAATTCGTGAATGTAACTATGAGGGGGAGGATTACTGCGCCACGACGGCCATGATGTCTTCTTCGCGCATCACCAGCAGTTCTTCGCCGTTGACCTTGACGGCCTGGCCGGAGTACTTGCCGAACAGCACGCGGTCGCCGACCTTCACTTCCAGCGGGCGAACTTGACCATTCTCCTGCACCTTGCCGTTGCCGACGGCGAGCACCTCACCCTGGTCCGGCTTCTCGGCGGCTGCATCGGGGATGATCAGGCCGGACGCAGTTTTGGTTTCCTGGTCGAGACGCTTCACGATAACGCGATCGTGCAGAGGACGAAGGTTCATGCAAAACTCCTTATATTTCAATGGTTTGACTAGCTAAGGGCGCCGCCGCATCCGTTTTTGTGTGATGGTCTGCGTCGGCTGCAAAGAGTTGTTAGCACTCTCCGCTAACGAGTGCTAATTATAGGGACGATAATTTACCATTTCAAGACAGTGTGTTGGATGATTAACTGAACTTTTTGATCTGGTCCAATGTAATGGAGGGCTGTACCCCTCAAATGCTGTCTTGTCAGCAAAACAAGCCGGACAGGGTACACTCCCTCCTGCATCCATGCCGCACGAATGGCCGCTCCCCGGGGGCGTGCGATTCGGTTGACGGAAAAACCATCTCAGTCCTATAGTGTCGAATGATTTCCGAATTCCAAGACCTCTCAGACAAGATCGACCGGCTCGCCCAGCTGACCCAGTCGCTGCGCGCCGAGAACTACCTGCTGCGCCAGGCCAATTCCCTGCTGAGTGCGGAGAACATCGCGTTCAAGGAAAGACTCATCGAAGCCCAGCGCCGCGTCGAGGCCCTGCTCGAACAACTGCCGCCGCCACCGAATGAGGAAGAGGCGGACGAAAGCGAGGCCACCCAATGATCCAGCTCGACGTCACCATCATGGGCCAGCCCTACCGCCTGGCTTGCCGCGAAGGCGAGGAACGCACCTTGCGCGAGGCCGTCGGCTACCTCGACGGCAAGATGTGCGCGCTGCGCGACTCCGGTAAGGTGAAGGGCACGGACCGCATCGCGGTCATGGCGGCGCTGTCGGTCGCGGCCGAGTTCCTGTCGGTGAAGTCCCCGCAGGGGCCGCTGTCGGACATGTCTATCCTCGAAGTCAAGCAGAAACTCGAGGCCATGCACACGGTGCTCGACAAGGCTTTGTCCCCTCAGGAAAATCTGTCCTGAGAGTCAAAACCGTTTGACATGACGGAGTAAGAGAGTAAACTGCGCACTACCCTGCGGTGTTCGAGATTTGCCATATATTCCTTGAACCATTCTCACGCATAGGTTGTGGAACACGTTCGATGGGCGTGATCGTCGCTAGTCCGACGAACCCGAAATTGATCTGACCGCGACCGCCTTGAACCTATTTGGTTCAGGATGCCGGCAAAAACGGCACAGGCGGGGCTATATACATGGGGCGGTTGCGCATTGGTCGCAGCCGCTTTTTTTTATGCGCGCGCCGGGTGGGGGCTTCAGGCTCACTGGTCGGCCGTAAAACCGTCGCCCCCGCGCAGGCGGGGACCCAAGTTTACAATGTCGCGCTGCCCTTTTACGGCCCGCAGCAGCGCGTGCAAACTTGGGTTCCGGCGTGGCCGACCAGGCCTGCGCCGGAACGACGGATCACGGCCAACGCAGAGCATTTGCATTCCGGGCGCGCTTTTGTTGGAGGCGCGATGCGCTATTGGTTGATGAAATCCGAACCCGACGAGGTCAGTTTTGAGGACGTGCTGGCCGCTCCCGGGAAAACGGTCGCCTGGTTCGGCGTGCGCAACTACCAGGCGCGCAACTTCATGCGCGACGCCATGTCGGTCGGCGACGGCGTCCTGTTCTACCACTCGAGCTGCGCCGTGCCCGGCGTGGCCGGCCTGGCCGAGGTGGCGAGCAGCCCCTATCCCGACGAAAGCCAGTTCGATCCCGCCTCCCACTACCACGACCCCAAGGCCACCCGCGAACAGCCGCGCTGGATCTCGGTCGACGTGCGCGCCACCGAGCAGGGACGCTATGTGCCGCTGTCCGAACTGCGCAGCGTGCCGGCCCTCGAGAACATGGTCCTGCTGCAGAAGGGCAGCCGGCTGTCGGTCTCGCCGGTGAGCGCCGCCGAATGGAAGGCCATCGTCGCCCTGGTGCGCGGCAAGGGGGCGTGAATGGATCCCTGGCTGATACTCGCCCTGCTCGCGATGGGCACCTTCGGCGGCTTTGCGGCCGGACTGCTGGGCATCGGCGGCGGCATGGTGCTGGTCCCCTTCATCACCATGATCTTCACGGCCCAGGGCTTCGCGCCCGGGCTGGTGGTGCACATGGCGATCGCCACCTCGCTTGCCACCATCTTCTTCACTTCCCTGTCCTCGGTGCGCGCCCATCACAAGCACGGCGCGGTGCTGTGGCCCGTGGTGAAGCTGCTGGCGCCCGGCATCCTGGTCGGCTCCTGGATCGGTCCCTGGATCGGCAAGCAGATGGATTC
Coding sequences within:
- a CDS encoding glucokinase, which produces MDSQQAQDATTDKFARAAFADGPRLLADIGATHARFALQTAPGQFRAVRVLRCDDFAGIVPLLRHYLQDHADQKLHHAAFAVANPISGDYVRMTNRAWEFSTDAVRRELGLQTLLIVNDFTALAMAIPGFAEADLMQVGKGKPAPNAVIGVLGPGTGLGVSGVIPTADGFVTLGSEGGHVNFAPADEREFAILQYAWREWQHVSNERLISGPGMEIIYRALARRNGVEAPPRDPAAIIAGALEADDPLCLEVLECFCGMLGGAAANLAVTLGAFGGIFIGGGIVPRMGEWFLRSPFRARFEAKGRFSTYLADIPTYVITTPNPAFHGVATILAEHLRGRSGANTLMERVQQLRHELSPAEGRVAALVLEQPRLVLNEPIAGIARLADVSQPTVIRFCRSLGFQGLAEFKLKFASSLTGAIPVRHSQVRISDSTHDLSAKVIDNTVSAILRFRDQLDVRALDRAIELVSKARRVEFYAMGNSRAVALDGQHKFFRFRIPTALYGDAHLFKLAAELLGPGDVVIAVSNSGSLTELLDAVDAARAAGADVIAISNSQSPLARKANVCLAVDHAEDSTSFLSMISRILQLLLIDIMAVGISVDGQHAQGDEAHRLLISHLDS
- a CDS encoding LysR family transcriptional regulator, whose protein sequence is MKAPYAKLQSKLGLPDLEIILALHRGRNLAGAAERLKVDASTVFRSIKRIEKDIGEVLFDRGRHGYVATELGRELAGHAERIEAQLEEARELAFNQAAEPSGTLRLTTTDTLLHSVLMPVLARFASAYPKIDLELVTTNAVANLSQRDADIAIRATRHPPEHLVGIRLGALRAAVYAGKDYLAAQPPGRHYSEMDWIALDDSLPDHPSQRWRREHYPKLAPRYKVNSVLSLAGAIVNGFGVGVAPLAVLAAHPQAVIVDGPLAELDTELWVLAHPDTRYLGRMKAMFDFLRAEVRLPA
- a CDS encoding glutathione S-transferase family protein, with the protein product MRLQLISHPLCPYVQRAVIALEEKQVPYERTDIDLANKPAWFLALSPLGKTPLLLAEGEPVFESAVICEYLEDTVLPALHPADPLARARHRGWVEFASAVLNGIAALYSAVEEGAFESARLQLRARFESLEQALGEGPYFAGAGFSLVDAAFAPVFRYLDLFDQADMPSMLAGLAKLQAWRRALAARPSVRKAVRPDYPAALRDFVERRQGVLAARLRLPA
- the groL gene encoding chaperonin GroEL (60 kDa chaperone family; promotes refolding of misfolded polypeptides especially under stressful conditions; forms two stacked rings of heptamers to form a barrel-shaped 14mer; ends can be capped by GroES; misfolded proteins enter the barrel where they are refolded when GroES binds); amino-acid sequence: MAAKEVVFGDVARAKMVEGVNILANAVKVTLGPKGRNVVLERSFGAPTVTKDGVSVAKEIELKDKLMNMGAQMVKEVASKTSDNAGDGTTTATVLAQAIVREGMKFVAAGMNPMDLKRGIDKAVAATVEELKKIAKPTTTSKEIAQVGAISANSETSIGERIAEAMEKVGKEGVITVEDGKSLNDELDIVEGMQFDRGYLSPYFINNPDKQVAVHENPFILLCDKKISNIRDLLPVLEQVAKAGRPLVIVAEDIEGEALATLVVNNIRGILKTVAVKAPGFGDRRKAMLEDIAILTGGQVIAEEVGLTLEKVTLAELGQAKRVEVGKENTIIIDGAGQAEAIEGRVKQIRLQIEEATSDYDREKLQERVAKLAGGVAVIRVGAATEVEMKEKKARVEDALHATRAAVEEGIVPGGGVALLRARASLNVKGDNPDQEAGIKIVLRAMEEPLRMIVANAGDEPSVVVAAVLAGSGNYGYNAANGTYGDMVEMGVLDPAKVTRSALQNAASIAGLMLTTDCMVSEVVEDKPAGGMGGMGGMGGMGGMDGMM
- the groES gene encoding co-chaperone GroES, translating into MNLRPLHDRVIVKRLDQETKTASGLIIPDAAAEKPDQGEVLAVGNGKVQENGQVRPLEVKVGDRVLFGKYSGQAVKVNGEELLVMREEDIMAVVAQ
- a CDS encoding cell division protein ZapA, which translates into the protein MIQLDVTIMGQPYRLACREGEERTLREAVGYLDGKMCALRDSGKVKGTDRIAVMAALSVAAEFLSVKSPQGPLSDMSILEVKQKLEAMHTVLDKALSPQENLS
- a CDS encoding EVE domain-containing protein gives rise to the protein MRYWLMKSEPDEVSFEDVLAAPGKTVAWFGVRNYQARNFMRDAMSVGDGVLFYHSSCAVPGVAGLAEVASSPYPDESQFDPASHYHDPKATREQPRWISVDVRATEQGRYVPLSELRSVPALENMVLLQKGSRLSVSPVSAAEWKAIVALVRGKGA